The Planctomycetia bacterium genome includes a region encoding these proteins:
- a CDS encoding OmpA family protein, with product MFNAVEATVTPSSAKNLDQIADLIRGHRNVVLIRGHTSTDDLAADSKESSAMELSLRRASAVRDYLLKRGVAADTLRVVGSASFEPVILGAYTTDSQAMNRRVEVESTSTLVEDLRARRAVAEPVRVPDSR from the coding sequence CTGTTCAATGCGGTTGAAGCAACCGTGACGCCGTCGAGTGCGAAGAATCTCGACCAGATCGCGGATCTCATCCGCGGACACCGCAACGTGGTCTTGATCCGAGGGCACACGTCGACGGACGACCTGGCTGCCGACAGCAAAGAATCATCGGCCATGGAATTGTCGCTGCGGCGAGCGAGCGCAGTGCGAGACTATCTGCTGAAACGGGGCGTTGCCGCTGATACGCTCCGCGTCGTTGGAAGCGCCAGCTTTGAGCCGGTCATCTTGGGCGCTTACACGACGGATTCTCAGGCCATGAACCGGCGCGTGGAGGTGGAGTCGACCAGCACGCTGGTGGAGGATCTTCGCGCACGAAGGGCTGTGGCTGAGCCGGTTCGCGTACCTGACTCCCGCTGA